The genomic stretch GATAATTTTTTTTAAGTCAGCAGGCGAGTAGTATTTATTTTTCAATACTTTATGGTCTGCTTTTCTGTAGACATTGAATTTTTCTCCGGATTTTTCATAGAAAGATTCGACATCTTTTGCTGCATAAAATTCTACTGTTTCATTTGCCTGTTCTTCATTATCGCAAGCTTTAGACATATTAGAACGCTGCACTTCGTTGAATAATTCTACAAACTTGTCACCCAATCCGAATTCTAAAACCGCGCCACTCAAAACATACTGCAAATCACACAAAGCATCAGCAATTTCTACAATATCGTTATCGGCAATAGCTTGTTTTAATTCATTTAATTCTTCCTGCAAAAGTTCAACTCTCAAATTACATCTTTCTTGAGAAGGAATTTGTGGAGTATCTAAAATAGGGGCTTTAAAAGTGGTGTGGAATTCTGCTACTTGGTTCAGGCTGTCAATTTTATCCATGAAATTTTTTATTTAGGGCAAATATAAAAATTAGGAATGAGAAAATATGATTGATTGAGGTTTAAATTAACGTACTCAATAAAGTTGCGAGATACGAGATAGGATTAATACGAGTTTTAAATCTCGAAACCCGAAACTCGAAATCCTAAATAAAAAAAAGGCCGCCCGTTTCCGAGCAGCCTAAAAAGATCTAAAGTTTAATTGAGAGGAAGTTAGTTTTTAATAAATCGCTTAGAAACTTCGCCCACCTGAATTACGTAAGCACCTTTTACAAGACCGCTTACATTCACTGAGCCTCCTTTGAGTTTTCCTGAATTGATTAGTTTTCCACCCATATCGAAGATTTTATAATCTTCACTATTTGTATTTGAAACATTTAAAATGTCTCTTGCAGGATTTGGATACAATTTAATATCCGTCATGAGATCTTTCGTGTCAAAATCTTCACCTCTTCCGGATGAAACAATATTTAAAGTATAATCTTCAACCTGTCCGTAAGTATAAGAACCGCAAGAAGATGAAGGAACAGAACTGTATTGCATCATTACCCTCATTCTCGTATTACCAAGAGTTGCTGTTGACGGAATTGTAATTGATCCTGTTACCGGACTTGTCTGTGAACCTGTTTTCGTCCAGGCCAATTCTCCACTATCTGTAAAGTCACCATCTTTATTGTAATCAATGTAAACTGCATAAGCTTCGTTATATTTAGTTGAAGTCCAAACCGGAGTTACAGAAATCGTATAAGCTGAACCTCGTGTAACATTGGTGGAAACTGAAGTAAAGTTTTCGTAACCAGAAGTTCCTGTTGAAGTATTATTAATCGTTCCGAATTTTACATTCCCGATTCTTTCATCCGATGTATTGGTTGATGTTGCCGAACAATAAGTAACCGAGCTTCCAGCAAGAGTTGTCACAGAAACTGTATTGCTTGAAACAGAATTATTTCCTGCCGCATCTTTAGCTTTAACGGTAAAACTGTACGTCGTAGAAGGCGTTAAACTTGTTACGGTATAAGAAGTAGAAGTTGTAGAACCAACCAATGAAGCACCCTGATAAACATCATAACCTGTTACAGCAACATTATCTGTAGCGCCCGACCAAGAAAGATTCGTGCTTGAAGAAGTAGTTCCTGAAGCTGCTAAAGTTGGAGCCGTCGGTGGAGTAGTATCAGAAGTTCCTGAACCTGCATTTACCGTAATATTTGCATTGTTTACATCAAAGAAAATATGATTTGAACCCTTTACCATAATTCTTCCTGTAGTCGTAGACGAATTTGGAATAACTACCGCCTGAGAACCATCGTTTGGAGTTCCTGAAAGTAGAGTCGTCCATGTATTTCCGCTGTCTGTAGACCAAAGAATATCTACGTTTGCAGCATTTACGCCGTTTGCTGTAGTTCCGGCAACATTCCAGGTTATTGTTTGAGAAGTTCCTCCCGAATAAGTTGTTGCTGTATTTTGAGAACTTACACTGAATGGACCTGCAGTTCCGTTAACAGTAATTACCGCATCATCAGAATTATTTCCAGAACCTCCAGCTCTGTTATCACGAACTGTGAATCTAAAATTATAAGTTCTTGCAACGTTTGATAATGCTTCAACAGTAATTTCTGAGCCAGCTGTTGTTGTCGCACCCGTTAAAACAGAAGCCATTCTTGGGAAATATCTTGTAGGAGTTGTTTGTGGAGTCCACGATCTGAACGTTGGCCCTGTTGCTTTTGTAGCACTTGCCGCTGAACTCGCTCCGGTTTGAGAAGAAGATGCATTATTCATCTGTTCCCAGATATAAGTAAGAGCATCTCCGTTTGCATCAGTTCCAGCACCGGTTAGCATAAATGGAGTTCCTTTCGGAATGGTATAATCTGCACCTGCATTTGCTGTTGGTACTGAGTTTCCTGTACTCGTACTTGTAGGACAGGTTTTAGCCTTAATATTATCTGTAATCTGCTGAATACTTACTGCATGAAAAAAAGAATCTGAGTGCGCCTGAATATCCTGACTTGTAATTCCAGCATATCCCATAATAGTCGATCCGGAACCAGGTTCCATATTAACTCCGGTTCCTTCATTACTCATTGAGAATGTATGATTTCCACCAAACTGATGACCCAATTCGTGAGCTACATAATCGATATCAAAATTATCTCCCGAAGGGATTGCATCTGCCGGAGAAGTATAACCACTTCCTTTTGATCCGTTCACACAAACACAGCCGATGCAGCCTGCATTTCCGCCACCTCCGGAAGCTCCGAATAAATGCCCAACATCGTAATTAGCTTCACCAATTACTGAAGTTAAGGTCGATTGAAGCTGAGAATTCCAGCTGCTCATTCCTGAAGCTGCAGAATAAGGATCCGTAGAAGCGCTGGTGTAAATTACAGCGTCATTATTGGCAATTAAGACCATTCTCGCCGAAAAGTCTTTTTCAAAAACTCCGTTTACACGGGTCATTGTATTGTTCATTGCCGCTAAAGCAAGTGCTTTTGTCCCTCCAAAATAGGTCGTGTATTCTCCTGTGGAAGACAAAGCTAATCTGAATGTTCGTAGTTTTGCATCATCTGCATTGGGTCTTGCTGCAAGATTATCTGTGCTCGAAATTCCTTTCTGAGCAACATCAATTACTGTACATTCAAACTTATTAAGATCATCTTTTTTGTCCGATTTTCTGTAAACGACATAGGTTGAAAGATCTTTTGTATAAGGCTCAATAAAAACCGCAGACTTATCACCGTAAATTTCCATAGAAGATAAACCCAATGGAGAAATACTGAAATACACTGTAGAATTTGAATCTCCCAGACCTTCACCAACGTAAGATTTGATATCCGGATACTTCGCAGCCAATTGAGGATCGAAATTGGAATTTTCCCTTACTTTGAAATGTTCCAATTTGCCATCAGAATTTGGGAAAGAAATGATAATGTCTGATTTTTCGCCAACAGCCAATCTTTTTGGAGCTTTTGCCAAAGCATTTTTCAATCCGTCAATATCTAAACTATAGATCTTCGGATTGTTGATTGTTGATTTGTTTTCAAAAATTTCTGAATTTGTTTTTTTAGAACTTTCAGACCAAAGACGGTCTGTCTGAGCGAATGAAATGCCTGAAACCAGCATTCCAATCACCAATAGTTGTTTTTTCATATATTATCTATTTTGATTTTGGAATATCAAAGCTAATAAAAATTATATTATGAAAAACAAAATTATTTAAGAAAATTTTAGATATTTAATTTAATAAATTATGCAATGCATTGAATAAACAATATATCATTATGAAAATACTTACATAAAATAAAAATAGCACACGTAAATTACGTATGCTATTCCTTTATATTAATTTTAAGGTAAATTAACCCAAAAAATTATTTTGTGATATCTCTACCGATAACCATTCTCTGAATTTCTGAAGTACCTTCACCAATCGTACAAAGCTTAGAATCTCTGTAGTATTTCTCAGCCGGGAAATCTTTTGTATACCCGTAACCTCCAAAAATCTGAACTGCATTGTTAGAAATTCTAACACATGCCTCAGAAGCATACAATTTTGCCATTGCCCCTTCTTTTGTCATTTTCTGTTTTGCATTTTTCAGCGTAGAAGCTCTCTGGATCAATAATTCTGCTGCATCAATTTCTGTTGCCATATCAGCCAACATAAAGTTGATCGCCTGGAATTCTGAAATAGATTTTCCGAACTGTTTTCTTTCTTTAGCATATTTTAATGCCGCTTTATAAGCTCCTCTTGCAGTTCCTAAACTTAACGCAGCAATAGAAATTCTACCACCGTCAAGAATTTTCATCGCCTGTTTGAAACCTTCACCAACTTCACCTAAACGATTCGCATCTGAAACACGAACGTTGTCAAAAATAAGTTCTGCCGTTTCTGAAGCTCTCATCCCAAGTTTGTTTTCTTTTTTACCTGAAGTAAAACCAGCCATTCCTTTTTCTAAAACGAAAGCAGTAGAATTATTTTTAGCTCCAATTTCTCCAGTTCTAGTCATTACAACAGCGATATCACCAGAAATTGCATGAGTGATAAAGTTTTTAGCTCCGTTGATTATCCACTCGTCACCATCTTTTACAGCTGTAGTAGACATCCCTCCAGAATCTGATCCTGTATTGTGCTCTGTAAGCCCCCAAGCTCCTATTACTTTACCGGTAGCTAACTGTGGAAGCCATTTGTTTCTTTGTTCTTCATTTCCAAATTCATAGATATGATTGGTACACAATGAATTGTGTGCCGCAACTGATAATCCAATTGAAGGATCTACCTGAGAAATTTCATCCAGAATAGCAACATATTCGTGATAGCCAAGACCAGAACCACCATATTCTTCAGGAATCACAATTCCCATAAATCCCATGTCACCTAACTGGTGAAATAGCTCTTTAGGAAAAGTCTGACTTTCGTCCCACTCCATAATATTGGGTCTGATATTCTTTTCAGCAAATTCCTTTGCTGTTTCCGCGATCATTTTGATGTTGTTAATCGTTTCTGTGTTCATATTACATGTATAGTTATGTCCCAAAGATACTTAAATTGCCGAAATACGAAAATATTTTGTTTTGAAGATAAGTTGCAGCAAATAAGTAATTAATTGTCAGTAAATTAAATTTAAATTGTTAATAATATATTAATCTCAGTAATTAGCATTCCGCATGTTTATTTCTTACTTTAGCTATCCAATTTTTCACCCATGAAAAAACTTTTACTACCTATATTTTTTATATCTGTTTACGTTTCAGCACAAATTCCGGCGGGATATTATGATGGAACAACAGGATTGACAGGTTATGCTTTAAAATCTAAGCTTCATGAAATTACTGCAACAAAAAATGTCAACTGGGGTTACAGTGACTTGCCTAATTTGTACAATCAAACCGATTTAGATCAATATTATGATCACGGATCTAGTAACACAACAGTTTTACTGGACATGTATTCCGAAATCCCGACAGGTCCGGACGCCTACGAATATACTTCTGCAAACCTGATCAGTACGTCAGGCGCCGAGGGGCTAGGGTACAACAGAGAACATGCCGTACCACAAAGCACTTTTAACAGTAATTATCCGATGTATTCAGACTTGCATTTTGTCATTCCTACAGATGCAAGGATCAATCAGTTGAGAAACAATTACCCTTACGGAATTGGGAACTCCACCATTCACTATACTTTTAGCAATACATCAAAAATTGCCAACAGCGCTATTCCGAATTATGTATATACCAATAGGGTTTATGAGCCAATAAATGAATTTAAAGGAGATATTGCAAGAATGCTGCTCTATTTTGCAGTGAGATACGAAAGCAAATTGCCGGTATTTAATTATTCCACTAATATTAATCCTGCGATAGATCGTTCGCCGTTTGACGGAACAGCAGAGCGTGCATTTGATCCTGCTTACATTTCGATGCTTATTCAGTGGCATACGCAAGACCCGGTTTCTCAGAGAGAAATCAATAGAAACAATGCGGTATATGCTATTCAGAATAACAGAAACCCCTTTATTGACAACCCGCAATGGGTTAATGCAATTTGGGTACAGACTCCAGACGCAGTCGCGCCACAACCTCCTGCCAATTTAACTATTACACAATCCGGTGCTTATTATACAAACATTGCATGGTCGCCAAGCGCTAGTACAGACGTCATAGGATATCATGTTTATCAGAATGGCGTTTTTTTAGCAACTACAAAATCAACATCTCTTGTTATTGATCATTTAAATCCTGCAACATCCTACTTATTTACTGTGCGAGCTTATGATCAGGGTTATCTACAATCTACAGACAGCAATACTGCAACTGTATCTACTCTTGCAACAGATTCAAATTCTAAAGATCTTTTAATTACAAAATATATTGAAGGAACAGACAATAATAAAGCTTTGGAGATCTTAAATAAAACCGGTCATGAAGTTAATTTAAACAATTACAGTATCAAAACACAGTATTATAACAGCATAACGGATTCCTATTATTTCGCAGGGAGTTTTGAACTTGAAGGCAAAATTCAGAATAACGAAAGTTTTATCATCCTCAATCCAAAATCTGCGCTGTCATGCGTTACAAACAGTGATGCTTTATTTCTTACTGCAGGAGAAGCTTTAACTTTTACCGGAACTCAATATGTAGAGTTAGCCTATAATTCGGCGACAATTGATGCTATAGGAAGTAAATTTGCAAGCAACACCAATGCAAACATCTCTCTGTATAGAAAAAATACTGTTACTCAGCCAACTTCAACTTTCAATAGTAATGAATGGGATTCTTATGCAAGCAATTACTGCCAAAATCTAGGTACATTAACTACTTCTGAAGCCGAATTATTTGTTAAAAAAGAGTTTAAAATCTATCCGAATCCGGTTCATGAAAACATTTTTGTAAGTGGAAAAACTGAAAATGTTCAGAATGCTCAAATTCTAGATTATTCAGGGCAATTAATTTATAGCGAGAAAACGCCATTTAAAAACAAGAAAAATATTTCTGTACAGAATTTAAAAACTGGTTCTTACTTGTTGAAACTTGACGATAAAGCTTATCAGTTTATTAAGAAGTAGGATTAAATTTAAATACAAACTGTACAACTTCGTTCAACTTTGAGCGAAGTTTTTTGTTTATAAAATTTATAAGCAAAAAAGCTAATATTTATTACTTATAATCAAATCTGCTTATATTTTTTATTTATAAGTAATAATGATTATATTTGCAAAATGATAGCGGTCATTACCGGTGATATTATAAATTCACAGCATGCAGATACTGAAGTTTGGATTACCAAGCTTAAAAATCTTCTCGACAAGTGGGGAAGTGCTCCTGAAACATGGGAAATCTACAGAGGCGACGAATTTCAATTTAAATGTAATATCGATGATGTTTTTTGGCATTTCTTAGCTATCAAATCTCTTATAAAAAGTCAGGAAAATTTAGATGTAAGAATTGCGATTGGAATTGGAGAAGAAAGTTTTTCATCCGAAAAAATTACCGAATCCAACGGTTCCGCTTACGTGAATTCCGGAAGATTATTGAATGATCTGAAGAGTGATGGCGACACCGTTTCCATTAAAACTTCCAACGATCCTATAGACCGTGATCTCAATATTTTATTAAAATGGGCATCCAAAGATTTTGATAATTGGACGATGGCAACTGCCGAAATTATCCACGAAATGATAATGAATCAAGATTATACACAAGAAGATCTTGCCAAAAAATTTACCATTTCACAGTCCTCAATCAGCCAAAGGCTGAAGCGTGCAAACTACGAACTGATCGTAGAAACCAATCATTATTTTAAAAAGAAAATTTCAGAACTGTAAGCATGATTTTTATTCAACTCATATTGGCACATTTACTCGGAGATTTTATTCTTCAGCCAAATTCTTGGGTTGCAGATAAAGAGAACCGTAAACTGAAAAGTTCATATTTATATTTTCATGTGCTTATTCACACTGTTTTAAGTTTTATTTTCCTTTGGGATCTTAAACTTTGGTGGGTAGCAGTTTTAGTGGGAATCACTCATTTCATTATTGATGCCTGTAAACTTAGTTTTCAGAATATTCAGACAAAAAAGGCGTGGTTCTTTATAGATCAGGCTCTTCATGTAGCTGTTATCGGAGGAATTTCTCTTTATTTCAGTGAATTTAATTTTGAATTTCTAAAAGATCAGGAATTTTTGAAAATTTTAATGGCTGCTTTGTTTTTAACATCGCCAGCTTCAATTTTTATTAAACTATTGTTATCATCTTGGACTCCCGTGAGCGAAGGAGAAAATAATTTGCAAAGCGAATCTTTATCGAGTGCCGGAAAATACATCGGGATTTTAGAACGGTTATTGGTTTTCGCATTTATTGTAGTCAATCATTGGGAAGGAGTTGGTTTTATGGTCGCTGCAAAATCTGTTTTCAGATTCAGTGATCTCGCACAGGCAAAACAAAGAAAACTGACAGAATATGTATTGATCGGTACACTATTAAGTTTTGGAACTGCTGTTATAGCAGGAATTTTAATTAAGTAAAAGTATATAAATCTAATTAACTGAAAACCTTTGATTCAAGGTTTTCTAAAGTAAAAAAAGTAAAAATTATGAGTCAAAAGCTAGAAATGCTGTATGAAGGTAAAGCAAAACAAGTATTTGCAACCGAAAATCCTGAAGAAGTTGTGGTACGTTTCAAAGACGATGCAACAGCGTTTAATGCTCAAAAAAGAGGATCTGTAGATTTAAAAGGTGAAATGAACAATGCCATCACCACTCTTATTTTTGAATATTTAAATGAAAAAGGAATTAGAACTCATTTCATCAAACAACTAGACGAAAGAGAGCAATTGGTAAAAAAAGTATCAATTATTCCTTTGGAAATGGTCGTAAGAAACTATTCTGCAGGAAGCATGGCTCAGAGATTAGGAGTTGAGGAAGGAATTAAATCTCCGGTTACCATCTTCGATATCTGCTACAAAAAAGACGAATTGGGAGATCCACTAATCAACGATCACCATGCAGTTTTCTTGGGTGCAGCTACTTATGAAGAACTAAACGAAATGTATGCATTGACAGGAAAAATCAACGAAATTCTGATCGATCTTTTCGACAAAATGAATATTATTTTGGTTGATTTCAAAATAGAATTAGGAAAAACTTCAGACGGAGAGATCATTCTTGCTGACGAAATTTCTCCTGATACATGCAGACTTTGGGACAAAGACACGATGAAGAAGTTGGATAAAGACAGATTCAGAAGAGATCTTGGTGAGGTTACCGAAGCTTATGTTGAGATCTACAATAGATTGAAAACTTTACTTAATAAGTAAAGTTTGAGAAGTTAGAAGTTAGATATTAGAATTTAGTATGAAATCGCACCGAATTGAAGATTTGAAAGTTTGGAGTAAATCAATGGCTTTAGTAAAAGAAGTTTATCTGGTTACTGCCGAATTGCCAAATGAAGAAAAGTTTGGCTTACTTTCTCAAATCAGAAGATGTGCAGTTTCGATACCTTCCAATATTGCAGAAGGAGCAGGAAGAAATAATAAGAACGAATTTTATCAATTTCTTGGAATTGCGTTTGGTTCTACTTACGAATTACAAACTCAGTTACAATTATTAATAGATTTAAATTTTATTTCCGAAACTAAAATAGTTCCTTTAAAAGAACTTTTAGCTGAGATACAGAAAATGATTTATTCATTGAAGACAAGTTTAAAAATATAATTGAAGTTAACTTAGACTAATTTCTAACATCTAATATCTAACTTCTAATTTAGAAAAAATAGAAATGAAAAGTTTAGACATTCATAAAAGTGAATATTTAAAACAGTTTGAAACTCAAACCTACGGAAGAAATCTTTTCAGAACGCAGGAAGAAGAAAGACTGGATGCTCCAAACGAGGAGTGCGGGATCTTTGGGATGTATTCTGATAACGATCTGGATACGTTTTCTCTTTCTCAGTTTGGGCTTTTTGCGCTTCAGCACAGAGGTCAGGAAGCTTGTGGTATTTCTGTTCTTAAAGACGGAAAGATTACCAACATGAAAGATGAAGGTTTGGTTTTGGATGTTTATAAAGAGATTCAGGAACCTGAAACTTTTATGGGAAATTCTGCAATCGGGCACACCCGTTACACGACTGCAGGAGATAAAAAGAAGTATAATTTCCAGCCATTTTTTGCCAAAAACGAATATGACCAGATTATACTTTCTATCGCTCACAATGGTAACTTAACCAATGCGAAAGAATTAAAGAATGAACTGGAAGCTGAAGGTGTAGTTTTCAGAGCGACTTCCGATTCTGAGGTTATTTTAAGATTAATTCAAAAAAATCTTGACCTTGGACTTCGTGGTGCCATTAAAGCAACGATGGAGAAAATTGAAGGCGCATATTCTGTTGTTGGGATGACAAGAAACAAATTCTTTGCATTCAGAGATTTCAACGGAATCAGACCTTTGGTTTTAGGAGCTGTTGATGAGAAA from Chryseobacterium indoltheticum encodes the following:
- a CDS encoding pyrophosphohydrolase domain-containing protein, with amino-acid sequence MDKIDSLNQVAEFHTTFKAPILDTPQIPSQERCNLRVELLQEELNELKQAIADNDIVEIADALCDLQYVLSGAVLEFGLGDKFVELFNEVQRSNMSKACDNEEQANETVEFYAAKDVESFYEKSGEKFNVYRKADHKVLKNKYYSPADLKKIIEN
- a CDS encoding zinc-dependent metalloprotease, whose translation is MKKQLLVIGMLVSGISFAQTDRLWSESSKKTNSEIFENKSTINNPKIYSLDIDGLKNALAKAPKRLAVGEKSDIIISFPNSDGKLEHFKVRENSNFDPQLAAKYPDIKSYVGEGLGDSNSTVYFSISPLGLSSMEIYGDKSAVFIEPYTKDLSTYVVYRKSDKKDDLNKFECTVIDVAQKGISSTDNLAARPNADDAKLRTFRLALSSTGEYTTYFGGTKALALAAMNNTMTRVNGVFEKDFSARMVLIANNDAVIYTSASTDPYSAASGMSSWNSQLQSTLTSVIGEANYDVGHLFGASGGGGNAGCIGCVCVNGSKGSGYTSPADAIPSGDNFDIDYVAHELGHQFGGNHTFSMSNEGTGVNMEPGSGSTIMGYAGITSQDIQAHSDSFFHAVSIQQITDNIKAKTCPTSTSTGNSVPTANAGADYTIPKGTPFMLTGAGTDANGDALTYIWEQMNNASSSQTGASSAASATKATGPTFRSWTPQTTPTRYFPRMASVLTGATTTAGSEITVEALSNVARTYNFRFTVRDNRAGGSGNNSDDAVITVNGTAGPFSVSSQNTATTYSGGTSQTITWNVAGTTANGVNAANVDILWSTDSGNTWTTLLSGTPNDGSQAVVIPNSSTTTGRIMVKGSNHIFFDVNNANITVNAGSGTSDTTPPTAPTLAASGTTSSSTNLSWSGATDNVAVTGYDVYQGASLVGSTTSTSYTVTSLTPSTTYSFTVKAKDAAGNNSVSSNTVSVTTLAGSSVTYCSATSTNTSDERIGNVKFGTINNTSTGTSGYENFTSVSTNVTRGSAYTISVTPVWTSTKYNEAYAVYIDYNKDGDFTDSGELAWTKTGSQTSPVTGSITIPSTATLGNTRMRVMMQYSSVPSSSCGSYTYGQVEDYTLNIVSSGRGEDFDTKDLMTDIKLYPNPARDILNVSNTNSEDYKIFDMGGKLINSGKLKGGSVNVSGLVKGAYVIQVGEVSKRFIKN
- a CDS encoding acyl-CoA dehydrogenase family protein — encoded protein: MNTETINNIKMIAETAKEFAEKNIRPNIMEWDESQTFPKELFHQLGDMGFMGIVIPEEYGGSGLGYHEYVAILDEISQVDPSIGLSVAAHNSLCTNHIYEFGNEEQRNKWLPQLATGKVIGAWGLTEHNTGSDSGGMSTTAVKDGDEWIINGAKNFITHAISGDIAVVMTRTGEIGAKNNSTAFVLEKGMAGFTSGKKENKLGMRASETAELIFDNVRVSDANRLGEVGEGFKQAMKILDGGRISIAALSLGTARGAYKAALKYAKERKQFGKSISEFQAINFMLADMATEIDAAELLIQRASTLKNAKQKMTKEGAMAKLYASEACVRISNNAVQIFGGYGYTKDFPAEKYYRDSKLCTIGEGTSEIQRMVIGRDITK
- a CDS encoding endonuclease, which gives rise to MKKLLLPIFFISVYVSAQIPAGYYDGTTGLTGYALKSKLHEITATKNVNWGYSDLPNLYNQTDLDQYYDHGSSNTTVLLDMYSEIPTGPDAYEYTSANLISTSGAEGLGYNREHAVPQSTFNSNYPMYSDLHFVIPTDARINQLRNNYPYGIGNSTIHYTFSNTSKIANSAIPNYVYTNRVYEPINEFKGDIARMLLYFAVRYESKLPVFNYSTNINPAIDRSPFDGTAERAFDPAYISMLIQWHTQDPVSQREINRNNAVYAIQNNRNPFIDNPQWVNAIWVQTPDAVAPQPPANLTITQSGAYYTNIAWSPSASTDVIGYHVYQNGVFLATTKSTSLVIDHLNPATSYLFTVRAYDQGYLQSTDSNTATVSTLATDSNSKDLLITKYIEGTDNNKALEILNKTGHEVNLNNYSIKTQYYNSITDSYYFAGSFELEGKIQNNESFIILNPKSALSCVTNSDALFLTAGEALTFTGTQYVELAYNSATIDAIGSKFASNTNANISLYRKNTVTQPTSTFNSNEWDSYASNYCQNLGTLTTSEAELFVKKEFKIYPNPVHENIFVSGKTENVQNAQILDYSGQLIYSEKTPFKNKKNISVQNLKTGSYLLKLDDKAYQFIKK
- a CDS encoding SatD family protein, whose protein sequence is MIAVITGDIINSQHADTEVWITKLKNLLDKWGSAPETWEIYRGDEFQFKCNIDDVFWHFLAIKSLIKSQENLDVRIAIGIGEESFSSEKITESNGSAYVNSGRLLNDLKSDGDTVSIKTSNDPIDRDLNILLKWASKDFDNWTMATAEIIHEMIMNQDYTQEDLAKKFTISQSSISQRLKRANYELIVETNHYFKKKISEL
- a CDS encoding DUF3307 domain-containing protein — translated: MIFIQLILAHLLGDFILQPNSWVADKENRKLKSSYLYFHVLIHTVLSFIFLWDLKLWWVAVLVGITHFIIDACKLSFQNIQTKKAWFFIDQALHVAVIGGISLYFSEFNFEFLKDQEFLKILMAALFLTSPASIFIKLLLSSWTPVSEGENNLQSESLSSAGKYIGILERLLVFAFIVVNHWEGVGFMVAAKSVFRFSDLAQAKQRKLTEYVLIGTLLSFGTAVIAGILIK
- the purC gene encoding phosphoribosylaminoimidazolesuccinocarboxamide synthase, producing MSQKLEMLYEGKAKQVFATENPEEVVVRFKDDATAFNAQKRGSVDLKGEMNNAITTLIFEYLNEKGIRTHFIKQLDEREQLVKKVSIIPLEMVVRNYSAGSMAQRLGVEEGIKSPVTIFDICYKKDELGDPLINDHHAVFLGAATYEELNEMYALTGKINEILIDLFDKMNIILVDFKIELGKTSDGEIILADEISPDTCRLWDKDTMKKLDKDRFRRDLGEVTEAYVEIYNRLKTLLNK
- a CDS encoding four helix bundle protein; amino-acid sequence: MKSHRIEDLKVWSKSMALVKEVYLVTAELPNEEKFGLLSQIRRCAVSIPSNIAEGAGRNNKNEFYQFLGIAFGSTYELQTQLQLLIDLNFISETKIVPLKELLAEIQKMIYSLKTSLKI